The DNA sequence CGTTGAGCACGTAGCCGCCCCCGCGTTCGGCCATCGACGTGGCGTAGAGGTGCGTGAGTTCGGTGAGCGCGATCACGTTCACGCGGATCATCTCGCTCACGCGATCGACGTCCTGGCCGAGGAAGTCGCCGTGCACGGCGAAGCCCGCGTTGTTCACCAGCAGGTCGATACTGCGGCCGCGCTGCGTGAGCCGCGCGAAGAGCTCCGCCGCCGCCCCGGGCGCGCCGAGGTCGGCCGTCTCGATCTCGGCCTCGACGCCGTGGTGCTCGGTGAGATCGCGCGCCGTCTCGCGCAGACGCTCCTCGCGGCGGGCCACCAGCACGCAGTGCACCCCGCGCGCGGCGAGTTCACGCGCGACGTCGCGGCCGATCCCGCTGCTGGCGCCGGTCACCAGCGCCCACCGTCCCCGGATGTCCATGCGTCGCCTTCCGCGGTGGCTCAGCGCCAGTCGATCACCAGCTTGCCCATCTGATCGGCGGCCTCGAGCCGCTCCCACGCCGCCGGGGCCTCGGCGGGCGGGAACACGCGATCGACGACGGGTGCGACGTGGCCGGCCCGGAACAGGGCCATGACCTCGCGGAACTCGTCGTTGCTGCCCATGGTCGATCCGAGCACGCGTAGCTGCTTCCAGAACACGCGGGCGAGCTCGATCTCGGACACCGGGCCGGCGGTCGCGCCCGCGGTGACGAAGGCACCGCCGGGGACGAGCACGCGCAGGCAGGGCTTCAACAGCGGCCCGCCCACGGTGTCGACGACCATGTCGACGCCCCGCTTGGCGGTGAGCCCGCGCACCTCGCGCGACCAGTCCTGGCCCTCGTCGAGCACGCCGTGGTCGGCGCCCAGTTCGAGGGCGCGGTCGAGCTTCCAGCGGTGGCGGCTGGTGACGATCGTCGTGCAGCCCATCCAGCCGGCCAGGCCGAGCGCGGCGGTGGCGACGCCGCCGCCGATGCCGGTGATCAGGACGGTCTGCCCGGGACGCAGACGACCCTTCGTGAACATCTTCGCATAGGCGGTCAGCGCGGTCAGGCCGTAGGCCGCCGCCGCCACGGGATCGGCGTCGCCCACGTCGACGGCGTTCTCCACCGGGATCCGGTAGCGCGCGCGGTGGGTGCCGTGGGAGTGCTCGCCGATGAGTTCGACGTCGGGCGCGATGCCGGCCTCGGTGGGCGTTCCGGGGCGCGCGGGCCGGTCGAGACGGACGGCCGCGTTGTGCACCACGCGACGGCCGACCCAGGCCGCGTCGACGTCGGATCCGACGGCCTCGACGATCCCGCAGCCGTCGACCCCGCCCACGTGCGGGTACTCGATCTCGACGCCCGGGATGCCCCTGCCCACCCACAGGTCCATGTGGTTCAGGGCGCTGGCCTCGGTGCGCACGAGCAGCTCGCCGCGGTCGGGAGGGCCGGGATCGGCCCAGTCGTCCACCACGGACACGTTCGGCGCAACCGGCCCCTTCGGGGCCTGTTCACGGATGGTGATCGCTTTCATGCGGGCGAGACTACGCGGGCGGCCGCGGGCCAGCAAGGCCGGCGGGCGAACCGGGCATCGGTCCGATCACGATCCCGGATTTGACAATCCGCCGCGCCGGGGCTTCACTGATCCGGTCGCCGGACCCCCGTCCGGCCCCGAATCCCCGAGCGGAGCGATCGATGTTCCCGCGGCACCATCACGGCCATCATCACCATCACGGCACCCGGGAGGGGTCCGTCGCGTAGGTGTTGGTCCGCCGCCGTCGAGCGCACCGAAACCGAACACGCCGGCCCCTTCCCGGGCCGGCGTTCGTGCTTCGGTGACCCGTGTCGCCCGCCCGAGCGCCCCCGACGAAGTTCCGGCTCACCCCGGCGGCCCGAACGCCGCCGAACCCTGGAGGGAACCGTGGAGGCGACCATCCGCCTGGGCCTGCCCAAGGGCCGCATGCAGGACAACGTGCTGAAGCTCCTGGCCGACGCCGGCATCCGGGTCGGACTCGAGACCCGGGGCTACCGCGCCACCGTCAGTCTGCCCGGCTTCGAGGCCAAGATGCTCAAGCCGCAGAACATCGTGGAGATGTTGCACGCCGGTTCGCGCGACGTCGGCTTCGCGGGCAAGGACTGGGTGATCGAGAAGCGCCTCGACCTGATCGAGCTGCTCGACACGGGCCTCGATCCGGTGCGTATCGTGGCCGCCGCTCCCACCACCATGCTCGTCGACGGCGTCCTGCCGCGGCAGCACCTCGTGGTCGCCAGCGAGTACACCGGCCTGACCCAGGACTGGATCGCGCGCGCCGAACTCGACGCCAGCTTCGTCCGCAGCTACGGCGCCACCGAGGTCTTCCCGCCCGAGGACGCCGACGTGATCGTCGACAACACCGCGACGGGGTCGACCCTGCGGGCCAACGGCCTGGCCATCGTCGACGAGATCATGACCTCGTCCACGCGGATGTACGCGCACCCGAAGGTCATGGACGACCCCTCGCGGCGGGCCATGGTCGAGGACCTCGTCCTGCTGCTGACCTCGGTGATCGAGGCGCGCCAGCGTGTGATGATCGAACTGAACGTGAGCAACGACGACTTCGACGCCGTGATCGACGTGCTGCCGTGCATGCGCGAGCCCACGGTGTCGCGCCTGCATCACGAGGCGGGCTTCGCCGTGAAGGCGGCCGTGCCCCGCAAGGGACTGGCCGAGCTGATCCCCGTGATCAAGGCGCGCGGAGGGACCGACATCGTGGTCAGCGGTCTCGCGCAGATCGTTCCCTGAGGTGTGACGATGGACCGAGCGACCTCTCAGACCCACGTCGACGTGAGCCGGCCCTACGTGCGGCCGACCATCCCGGCCCACGTCGACCTCCGTCTGGACGCGAACGAGGGCCCGCCACCGGCGCGCGCGATCCTCGATGCGGTGCGCGGCGCCGGCGGCGACGTCCTGCGCCGCTACCCCGACGGGGCGGACACGGAACGGGCCTTCGCCGCGTACTTCGGCGTCGAGCCCGAATCCCTGCTCATGACCGCGGGCGCCGACGACGCGATCGACCGCCTGTGCCGGGTGGCGCTGTCGGGCGGCGGAACGCTGGTCCTGCCCTCGCCGAGCTTCGAGATGTTCGAGCGCTACGCCACGCTCGCCGGGGGCCGCGTGGTCCGGGTGCCGTGGCCCGAGGGAGCCTGGCCGGTCGATGCGGTGCTCGACACCATCGACGGCGGCACGCGCATGGTGGCCATGGTGAGTCCGAACAATCCGACCGGGGCCGTGGCGAGCTTCGACGCACTCGAGCGCGTGGCGACCGCGCACCCCGACGTGCTCGTGGTCCTCGACCACGCCTACGCCGAGTTCGCCGACGAGGACCTCACCCGGCGCGCGCTGGAACTGCCAAACGTGGTCGTGCTGCGCACCATGTCCAAGGCCTGGAGCCTGGCCGGCCTGCGCGTGGGCTTCGCCCTGGGCGCGGCCGAACGCATCGCGCCCCTGCGCGCGGCGGGACCGCCCTACGCCGTGTCGCAGATCGCCGTCGAGGTCGCGCGCGCGGCCCTGGAGAACGCCCGCGGGGCCATGGAGTCGACCGTCGCGTCCGTGCGCGACGAACGCGAGGCCCTCACCCGGCGCGCTGACGAACTCGGCCTGCGCCCACTGCCCTCGCAGGCCAACTTCGTGCTGGCCGGCGCCGACGACCCGGCCCGCGTGGACCGCGGCCTGCAGTGCATGGGGATCAAGATCCGCACCTGGCCCGGCCACCCCGAACTCGACGGCTACGTGCGCCTGGGGTGTCCGGCCGATCGACGCGCCTTCGCCCGCTTCGACCGCGCCCTCGGTTCGCTGCTGCGCCCCGGGGCCCTGCTGCTCGACATGGACGGCGTGATCGCCGACGAGGGCGAGAGCTACCGCGAGGCCATCCGCGCCACGCTCGCCGAGTTCGACGTCGAGATGGACCGCGAGCGCATCGCGCAGATGAAGGCCGCCGGAAACGCGAACAACGACTGGCGCGTGACCCAGCGCCTGCTGACCGAGGCCGGCATCGCGGTCGACTACGACGAGGTCGTCGCGCGCTTCGAGCGCCACTACCAGGGCACCGACGGCCAGCCGGGCTTGCACGAGAAGGAGACCCTGCTCGTCGAACGAAACGTTCTCGAGGCGCTGCGCGCGCGCATGCCGCTGGCCATCGTCACCGGACGTCCGCGGCGCGACGCGATCCGCTTCCTCGAACGCTTCGAGCTGCTCGATCTCTTCGACGCCGTGGTCACCGTCGACGACGTCGCCCGCGGCAAGCCCGATCCCGAACCCGTCGAACTCGCCCTGTCGCAGCTGGGCGTGCGGACGGCCTGGATGGTCGGCGACACGCCCGACGACCTGGTCGCCGCGCGCGCGGCCTCGGTGCTGCCGATCGGCATCGGCGCGCCGAGCCGCCGCGACGCCGTGTCGCTCGCGTCGCTCGACGACGCCGGCGCCTTCACCGTTCTCGATCGCCTGGCCGATCTGCAGGAGATGCTGCCATGAGCCAACGGACCGTGACCGTGCAACGCGAGACCGCGGAGACGCGGATCGACCTCACGCTCGACCTCGACGGCGTGGGCCGGGCCGACGTCGACACCGGTCTGGGCTTCCTCGACCACATGATCCACGCCCTGGTCAAGCACGCGCACTTCGACCTGTCGCTGGCCTGCGAGGGCGACCTCGAGATCGACGACCACCACACCGCCGAGGACTGCGCCCTGGCCCTGGGCGAGGCGATCGAGCGCGCACTGGGCGACAAGCGCGGCATCGGGCGCTTCGGCCACGCCTACGCTCCCCTCGACGAAGCACTCGCACGGTCTGTGGTCGACCTCAGCGGCCGCCCGCACGCCAGCGTGGACATCGGCTTCACGCGCGAGGGCCTGGGCGACGTCGCCACCGAGAACCTCACGCACTTCCTCGAGTCGCTCGCGATCCGCGGTCGCTTCACCCTGCACGTGGACGTGCTGAAGGGCCGCAACGACCACCACCGCATCGAGGCCGCGTTCAAGGCCACGGCGCTGGCCCTGCGGCAGGCCGTGCGCGTGGACGGCACCGAGGTGCCCAGTACCAAGGAAGTCCTCGCGTGAAGATCGCCGTGATCGACACCGGCAGCGCGAACACGCGCTCGGTCGACGCCGCGCTGCGCCGCATCGACCTCGACCCGGTGCCGGTGACCGAGCCCGACGACGTGCTCGCCGCCGACCGCGTGCTGCTGCCCGGCGTGGGCGCCTTCGAGGCCGCCATGCGTCAGCTGCGGGAACAGTCGCTGGTGGAGCCGCTGCGCGAGCGTCTCCGCGCCGGCTGGCCCACGCTGGCCGTGTGCATCGGCCTGCAGCTGCTGTGCACGAAGAGCGAAGAAGGCGAGGGAACCGAAGGTCTGGGCGCCCTGCCGACCGTGGTCGGCCGCTTCTCGGGCGACGTCCGCG is a window from the Candidatus Krumholzibacteriia bacterium genome containing:
- a CDS encoding aminotransferase class I/II-fold pyridoxal phosphate-dependent enzyme: MDRATSQTHVDVSRPYVRPTIPAHVDLRLDANEGPPPARAILDAVRGAGGDVLRRYPDGADTERAFAAYFGVEPESLLMTAGADDAIDRLCRVALSGGGTLVLPSPSFEMFERYATLAGGRVVRVPWPEGAWPVDAVLDTIDGGTRMVAMVSPNNPTGAVASFDALERVATAHPDVLVVLDHAYAEFADEDLTRRALELPNVVVLRTMSKAWSLAGLRVGFALGAAERIAPLRAAGPPYAVSQIAVEVARAALENARGAMESTVASVRDEREALTRRADELGLRPLPSQANFVLAGADDPARVDRGLQCMGIKIRTWPGHPELDGYVRLGCPADRRAFARFDRALGSLLRPGALLLDMDGVIADEGESYREAIRATLAEFDVEMDRERIAQMKAAGNANNDWRVTQRLLTEAGIAVDYDEVVARFERHYQGTDGQPGLHEKETLLVERNVLEALRARMPLAIVTGRPRRDAIRFLERFELLDLFDAVVTVDDVARGKPDPEPVELALSQLGVRTAWMVGDTPDDLVAARAASVLPIGIGAPSRRDAVSLASLDDAGAFTVLDRLADLQEMLP
- the hisB gene encoding imidazoleglycerol-phosphate dehydratase HisB, producing MSQRTVTVQRETAETRIDLTLDLDGVGRADVDTGLGFLDHMIHALVKHAHFDLSLACEGDLEIDDHHTAEDCALALGEAIERALGDKRGIGRFGHAYAPLDEALARSVVDLSGRPHASVDIGFTREGLGDVATENLTHFLESLAIRGRFTLHVDVLKGRNDHHRIEAAFKATALALRQAVRVDGTEVPSTKEVLA
- a CDS encoding zinc-binding dehydrogenase yields the protein MKAITIREQAPKGPVAPNVSVVDDWADPGPPDRGELLVRTEASALNHMDLWVGRGIPGVEIEYPHVGGVDGCGIVEAVGSDVDAAWVGRRVVHNAAVRLDRPARPGTPTEAGIAPDVELIGEHSHGTHRARYRIPVENAVDVGDADPVAAAAYGLTALTAYAKMFTKGRLRPGQTVLITGIGGGVATAALGLAGWMGCTTIVTSRHRWKLDRALELGADHGVLDEGQDWSREVRGLTAKRGVDMVVDTVGGPLLKPCLRVLVPGGAFVTAGATAGPVSEIELARVFWKQLRVLGSTMGSNDEFREVMALFRAGHVAPVVDRVFPPAEAPAAWERLEAADQMGKLVIDWR
- the hisG gene encoding ATP phosphoribosyltransferase; amino-acid sequence: MEATIRLGLPKGRMQDNVLKLLADAGIRVGLETRGYRATVSLPGFEAKMLKPQNIVEMLHAGSRDVGFAGKDWVIEKRLDLIELLDTGLDPVRIVAAAPTTMLVDGVLPRQHLVVASEYTGLTQDWIARAELDASFVRSYGATEVFPPEDADVIVDNTATGSTLRANGLAIVDEIMTSSTRMYAHPKVMDDPSRRAMVEDLVLLLTSVIEARQRVMIELNVSNDDFDAVIDVLPCMREPTVSRLHHEAGFAVKAAVPRKGLAELIPVIKARGGTDIVVSGLAQIVP
- the hisH gene encoding imidazole glycerol phosphate synthase subunit HisH gives rise to the protein MKIAVIDTGSANTRSVDAALRRIDLDPVPVTEPDDVLAADRVLLPGVGAFEAAMRQLREQSLVEPLRERLRAGWPTLAVCIGLQLLCTKSEEGEGTEGLGALPTVVGRFSGDVRVPHMGWNRVHAPTGADWIEDGHAYFANSYRVDGDAIEALNGEGWSVATCDYDGSFVAAAARDGILACQFHPELSGTWGLDLLRSWIVRTREAL
- a CDS encoding SDR family NAD(P)-dependent oxidoreductase; its protein translation is MDIRGRWALVTGASSGIGRDVARELAARGVHCVLVARREERLRETARDLTEHHGVEAEIETADLGAPGAAAELFARLTQRGRSIDLLVNNAGFAVHGDFLGQDVDRVSEMIRVNVIALTELTHLYATSMAERGGGYVLN